One genomic window of Prinia subflava isolate CZ2003 ecotype Zambia chromosome 27, Cam_Psub_1.2, whole genome shotgun sequence includes the following:
- the LOC134562368 gene encoding uncharacterized protein LOC134562368 isoform X1 → MDLVVDEGKKPLEKTLSHSLLPLFLHCHDENQRVAQASRETLLRVTEFLKRRKLKQLVKKEQLLKFAKCLLAEDRSRAAEHLRRALPYLQNPQEPLRAAAIRFLGEPRARAPSPARRSSAPAPPAAPAAASGPGAVEPRLPSGLLPPSRSRARPWAAGSGRARAEPCRGRRPCGRSAGSAAGTELCRWRRDTLCVRRDGRGALMAQKEELQALSEGVQAPRNSASPFCSSIENCTHLALRAKEVGLSSGSTEPLSQEQYLYYHLPVLLELQAQLMIGTAEPVGSSHGFNPLFSCS, encoded by the exons ATGGACTTGGTAGTGGATGAGGGAAAAAAGCCCCTGGAGAAGACTTTGAGCCACAGCCTGCTCCCACTCTTCTTGCACTGCCATGATGAGAACCAGCGCGTGGCACAG gcctcTCGGGAAACGCTGCTTCGTGTGACCGAGTTCCTGAAGAGGAGGAAGCTCAAGCAGCTGGTGaagaaggagcagctgctgaagtTCGCCAAAtgcctg ctggcagaggacaggagccGAGCGGCCGAGCACCTGCGCCGGGCCCTGCCGTACCTGCAGaacccacaggagcccctgcgagcgGCGGCCATCAGGTTCCTGGGTGAGCCACGAGCCCGggctccctccccggcccgccgcagctcggccccagccccgcctgctgccccggcagcggcctccgggcccggcgccgtggagccccgcctgccctcggggctgctgccgccctcccgcagccgtgcccgcccctgggcggcaggaagcggcagggcccgggctgagccgtgccggggcaggaggccgtgtggccgcagcgctggcagcgccgcTGGCACGGAGCTGTGCCGCTGGCGCCGTGACACGCTCTGTGTTCGCAGAGATGGCCGGGGAGCCCTGATGGCgcagaaggaagagctgcaggccCTCAGTGAGG GTGTTCAAGCCCCAAGGAACAGTGCCAGCCCTTTCTGTTCGAGTATTGAAAATTGTACCCATTTAGCCCTAAGAGCTAAAGAAGTAGGGTTATCATCTGGATCCACTGAACCATTGTCCCAAGAACAATACCTGTATTACCACCTCCCAGTGCTGCTagagctccaggcacagctgatgATTGGTACAGCTGAGCCTGTGGGAAGCTCGCATGGCTTCAACCCTCTCTTTTCCTGTAGCTAA
- the LOC134562368 gene encoding uncharacterized protein LOC134562368 isoform X2, producing MDLVVDEGKKPLEKTLSHSLLPLFLHCHDENQRVAQASRETLLRVTEFLKRRKLKQLVKKEQLLKFAKCLLAEDRSRAAEHLRRALPYLQNPQEPLRAAAIRFLEMAGEP from the exons ATGGACTTGGTAGTGGATGAGGGAAAAAAGCCCCTGGAGAAGACTTTGAGCCACAGCCTGCTCCCACTCTTCTTGCACTGCCATGATGAGAACCAGCGCGTGGCACAG gcctcTCGGGAAACGCTGCTTCGTGTGACCGAGTTCCTGAAGAGGAGGAAGCTCAAGCAGCTGGTGaagaaggagcagctgctgaagtTCGCCAAAtgcctg ctggcagaggacaggagccGAGCGGCCGAGCACCTGCGCCGGGCCCTGCCGTACCTGCAGaacccacaggagcccctgcgagcgGCGGCCATCAGGTTCCTGG AGATGGCCGGGGAGCCCTGA
- the LOC134562380 gene encoding olfactory receptor 14C36-like, giving the protein MAKIKSWSEEMSNSSSISHFLLLPLADTRQLQLLHFCLFLAISLAALLANSLIISAVACGHLRHSPMFFFLLNLSVLDMGFICTTVPKAMHNSLWNTRTISYAGCAAQVFLIFFFFGSELALLTIMCYDRYVSICKPLHYGTLLGSRACAHMAAAAWASAFLYAVMHTANTFSLPLCHGNALGQFFCEVPQLLKLSCSHSYFRELGLLIVCAFLLFGCFVFIVFSYVQIFRAVLRIPSEQGRHKAFSTCLPHLAVVSLFVSTAMFAYLKPPSISSPSLDLALSVLYSVVPPALNPLIYSLRNQELRDALRKTMTGYFSEPKKCLFSAA; this is encoded by the exons ATGGCCAAAATTAAAAGTTGG AGTGAAgaaatgtccaacagcagctccatcagccacttcctcctgctgccattggcagacacgcggcagctgcagctcctgcacttctgcctcttcctggccatctccctggctgccctcctggccaacagcctcatcatcagcgccgtagcctgcggccacctccggcacagccccatgttcttcttcctgctcaacctcTCTGTTCTTGACATGGGCTTCATctgcaccactgtccccaaagccatgcacaattccctctggaaCACCAGGACCATCTCCTACgcaggatgtgctgcacaggtttttctgattttcttcttctttggaTCAGAGCTTGCGCTTCTCACCATCATGTGCTACGACCgctacgtgtccatctgcaaacccctgcactacgggaccctcctgggcagcagagcttgtgcccacatggcagcagctgcctgggccagtgcctttctctaCGCTGTCATGCAcacagccaatacattttccctgcccctgtgccatggcaatgccctGGGACAGTTCTTTTGTGAAGTGCCACAGCTCCTCAAGCTCTCCTGTTCACACTCCTACTTCAGGGAACTTGGGCTTCTCATAGTTTGTGCTTTTCTGttatttggttgttttgtgttcattgttttctcctatgtgcagatcttcagggctgtactgaggatcccctctgagcagggacggcacaaagccttttccacctgcctccctcacctggctgtggtTTCCCTGTTTGTCAGTACTGCCATGTTTGCCTACCTGAAgcccccctccatctcctccccatccctggatctggccctgtcagttctgtactcTGTGGttcctccagccctgaaccccctcatctacagcttgaggaaccaggagctcagGGATGCCCTGCGGAAAACGATGACTGGATACTTTTCAGAACCaaaaaagtgtttgttttctgctgcGTAG